Genomic window (Paenibacillus sp. PK3_47):
TCAAGAACATTGACCTGAAGTGTGTGGACTATTTCCTGGCAGAGATTCTGCCGGACATGGTAAATGAGGAGACTTTGTCTCCGGTGGATATCAGAAGGATTACGGAAGAGGCACTGGCTCTGTAGTGAGCGGGTGCTCTTTTTTTTGTGGGGGGAATTAACGTTGATTCTGTCATATAGAAAATGATGTATAATTCACTTGGGAGATGATCAGCAATTATGTACAATAAAAGTGCTTTTGCAAATTCTATAGACCCATATCTCAGCTACACCCAAATGCCCTGGGGCAGGTTGTTTTATGGAACAGCTTGGCATCAAATTGATCAGTTTCTGACCGGCGGGAAGCAAAAAATACTGGATATCGGCTGCGGCTTTGGCATCTCAAGCAATGAATATAATAGAAAAGGACATGACGTTACCGGCGTTGAACCGGCACAGGAAATGCTGGACATTGCGGTAAAAGACGGGCAGAGCGTGCGCTACATCAATGATACTTTGAGCAGGCTGCTGGTGGTCTGGGGATGTACGGCTGGATCTTTTGCCACAACATTCTGGAGTACAGTGAAGATCCGGTAACCTTTCTTAATCTTCTGGCAGGCTGTCAGCAAGAAGGCGGCTATCTCTCATTGATTGCACATAATCCGGCAGCGAAAGTGATGAAAAAGGCCATCCTCGGCAAAGACCCTGAAAGTGCGCTTGCCAGCCTCGGCAGCAGCAGGGATTACAGCTCGGTTATTGGAACGGATATTATCATCTACACGTATGAGCAGCTAACAGGATGGCTTCATCAGGCAGGCTATGAAATGGCCGGGTATTACGGGATACATAATGTCTACGGTTATATAACGGACAATGAACTCAAGCAGTCGGAAGAATGGCACCATAAAGCGGCGGCAATGGAGCTTGCGCTTGGCAGTGTCAGCCCGTACAGAGACATAGCCCAATTCACACATATTATAGCTAAAAAAGTACAAGACAGGGCGGAGGCGTAACAGGTGGGTAAAGGAAGTATCATTCTGCTGAACGGAGTTTCAAGCTCCGGCAAAAGCACGCTGGCCAAGGCGCTGATTAAAAGGCTGCCGGATTATTTTCACTACAGTATCGATGATTTTGACCTGGTGATCGAGCGGATGGAAGACCGGGATCACGGCCGGTTAATTCCTGTGCCGACAGAGTATTTTTATCACCGGACGATTGCCATGTTTGCGGACAAGGGTGTTAACCTGATTGCGGATCATGTCATCCATGACCCTTTCACCAGAACAGACTGGTTAGAGAGCCTTGCCGGATACGATGTGCTGCGGGTGGGCGTCCATTGTCCGCCGGAGGAGCTTGAACGCAGGGAGCGCGAACGGGGAGACCGGAGAATCGGGCAGGCGCTGGAGCAGCTGGATTTTGTACATAAGGACGAAGTGTATGATTTAGAGGTGGACACCTGTGTAAATAGTCTGGAGGAATGTGTAAACAAAATCCTGGGAAGGGTTTCATAACACGGGGGATACATTTTGAAGCGAAATTGAGTGAGCGGGGATTCGAAAAAAACTGTCTCACAGGCGCTTAACACCTGCGGGACAGTCCCTCATGGTAAGCTTATGTATTGGCAAAATGAAACCTGCGGCAATACTCTTCCAATTTGGCAAAGGATAAAGAATAGAAAGTCAGGTGCTGATCGCCGCTGACGCCGGTACTCTTGACGGAGCAGGGCCAGGCTGCAAACCGTGCACATAATTTCTCCAGCTGCTGCTGGCTTGCGGGTACCCAGAACTGCACCCTGCTTACCCCGGGATTGCCTGCCTTCATTTCAGCGAGAAGACCATTGAGCATGCGCATGAACAGCGGTGTGCTGCGGTATTCTTCCTGTATGTAAGCTATCTCTACGTGACAAACATGCCTGTCCTCGTAATCATGGGCTCCGGTACCGTAGACAAATCCGGCTGCACCGACGATACCATAAGGCTCGTCCTCGAACATCAGAAGCGCTCTGCCCATGGTGATCGGACTGCTGAAGAAGCTCAGCTTGGCTGCAAAAGAATAAGGCAGATTCAAGCTTGCATGATGCGTAATCAAATACTGGATGTAGGCTGTAGTATCCATCTCCAGATTACAGGGGCGGATAAAAAACGGCATTATTTAACCAGTACTCTGAGCGAATCATTAACTCTGACAATTTTTCCGAAGCCGCTGCCTTTTTTGATTTCTTTTACACTTGGTGGAATGGGTACCATGTCTGTGTCCTCCTTTTTCCATTAATTTCTTCGTTATTTCAAATTTAATCTATCAAATTTTTGAAGTCTTGTCCATAAGGAATCCAGGTCCGAGCAAAATATAATTTCCTCCCCAATCTCGCCTTGTCTGGTATAGCTCGAAGTGTTAAATTTGGCATACAAATTGCAGACATACACATTATCAGCGAAGGCGGCCATACGGATCTCCTGAACTTCCGGATGTGCTGCGCGAATGGCCTCAACCAGATACTTCAGCCCCTTCAAAAAGAGCCTCGTCCCGCGGACCGCCTGGTCAAACACGGTAAAATCAACAAGCACGGTCCCTTTATCCAAAAAGTTATGCTCGGGAGTTCCGTGATAATAGGCGCCTGCTGCCAGCACATCACCCTCGTCATTGGTAATCTGAAGCAGATGACCCTCCGTAATATAGTTGTATAGAAGCGTCACCATATCCATGGTCATATAGGAAAGATGCAGATCATGTCTGCGTTCAATCAGGAAAGAACTAACCTTCGCATAATCCTCGTCGGTGGTGCAGCGCGCACAGGTGGTGGTCATGACCGTATCCCCTTTATATTCATATTTAGTTTATGTTTGTTGACCAAATGTCTGCCCAAGCGAAATCCATGCTGCTTCTCCCATAAACCGCTGTATATCCCATCCAGGCGCAGCAGCTCGGCATGTGTTCCCGACTCGGCGATCCGTCCTTCATGGAACACATAAATCCTGTCTGCATTCACGGTGGAGGCGAGCCGGTGAGTAACCGAGATAATCGTCATCTGTCCGCGCAGACCCAGCAGCAGCCGGCTGATGTCTGCTTCGGTAGCGGCATCCAGCGCAGAAGTGATTTCATCCAGCAGCAGCACCTGCGGACTTCTCAGTAAAGCTCTTGCCAGCGCCAGCCGCTGGCGCTGGCCGCCGGACAGGGGGCCGCCTTCACCGGGCAGCAGGGTGTCGTACCCTTCGGGCAAAGCCATGATCGTCTCATGAATCCGGGCAGCACGGGCGGCCTCATGCATGATTTCCTCGGATACGGCGCTGTGGTCCAGCAGCAGATTCTCGCGGATGCTGGCCTGGAAGAGGAATGTATCCTGGGTTACGAGTGTCAATTCCTTACGCAGTGAAGCTTCGCTGACTTCACGAAGATCTGTTCCGCCAATCCGGACTGTGCCTGTCTGCGGATCATGGAAGCGGGCCAGCAGCCGAAGCGCCGTGGTCTTGCCTGAGCCGCTTAGTCCTACCAGGGCGACGTAGCTGCCGGAAGGAACGGACAGGCTGACTTCCTGCAATATCGCCGGGCCTTCCCCATATCCAAACGTTACCCCGTCCATCTCCACCGTCAACCCTGCAGAAGGCAACACAACCGGGCGAACGGCCTCCGGCACCTCCGGCTTGAGATTCATAATATCTCTGATCCGGGTGAAGCTGACCGTAGAATCAATCAGGTTAGGAATCAGAAATGATAGATTATTTGCGGCTTGGCCTACACTCATAAACAGGGTAAAGAAGGCCATGAAACCCCCGATGGTCATGTCGCCCCGGAAGATGAAATATCCCCCTAAGCTGATCATGATACCGTTCAGCAGAAGCAAGGATGCCTGCGGCAGCCGCTCCATAAGCGAATTTATTCTATGTAATCCCGTTCCGGTCCGGAACAGTTCACCGATATACAGGTCTGCTCTTGTGCCTATCCTGTCCTGCTGGTGGAGACTGCGGATCGTCCGCTGGCCCCTGACCGCTTCATCTATGATATTGGAGAAGCGTTCCTGTGCTTCCTTATAGCTCCGGTTGGCCTTTTCGGCTTGTCCCAGCAGCAGTCTGGGTGCAATGAACATGAGCGATGCTCCGGCCAATACGGCAAGTGTAAGCTTCCATTCAATAGAGAAAAGAAGCACGAGGCCTAGAAGCGTGCTGCCGGTTTCGCGCAGCAGCAGAGGACAGGAGACACGGATCACCTGTTCCATCGACGACATGTCCCCGATAAAACGGCTGATTAAATCACCAGTACGGTAGCGCTCATAGAAGGGGGAGGATTGCCGCTGCAGCTGACCGAATAATTCAGCCCGCATCTGCCGGATCACACCGCCCGCCAGTCTGCTGAGTGAATAATCCCCGGCCTGAGCCGCCGCAAGATTCAGCAGGCCGCCTGCAAGCAGGACCATAAGGATCACAATGAAGGACTGCAAATCTTTCGGGACAAAGGCGTCATCCACAAGGTACTGCAAGCTCAGCGGAGCAGCCGCTGCATAAATAATTTCGATAACACTGCTGATCAGAAATACGGCAAATAACAGACGATGCCCGGCAAATCCCCGGATAATCGTCTTGACAAAAATGAGCATCTAACCCCTCCCATGCCCAATATCGTACAGGATATCCCGGGGACTGTAAACGGTCGGGAGGCATTGTTCACAAAGAGAGTTATCCGGGATATAACTGGTTAACCCAAACCGCAATATTCACAAGAAAAAGCCCAATATAAACAAAGTTCTTTGCAGAACTCTGTCCTATAATGAACTTGCTGTTATACATATCACCTATATAAAGGAGTTTGTATTCCATGAAAGACTATAAGGCGCCGGATCGTACGCTGAAGCTGTTCAGCAGCGGTCAAACGGTATTCATTTATGCGGCAGAGAACGAGAACAATGCGGTACAGATTGCAGCGGATAACTTGGTGCGGGATATTGGGCGGGTAAGCGGGGGGAAGGCTGTTCTTTCGCAGGAGCTGGAGAAATGCAGTGTCGTTATCGGAACGTTAGGGACAGATGCACAGCTTGCGGTGACGTTAAAAGATAAAAAAGTATCCTTAGAGAAGCTTAAGCTGGAGGACGGTACTTGCCGCTGGGAAGCCTATCTTCAGGAAGTGGCAGACGGCGTGCTGTATATTATCGGGACCGACAGACGTGGTACGGTCTACGGAATTTATGACCTCTGTGAGGAGATGGGGATATCGCCTTGGCATTTCTGGGGGGATGTGCCTGTCAAAGCCAAAAGCGTGGTTGAGCTTGCCCTTCCTTACAGCAAGGCGGACTGGCCGTCTGTGAAGTACCGGGGGATTTTTATTAATGATGAAGAAGAGCTGCACGACTGGGCGAAGCTCCATACGCCGGATGACACCATCGGACCCGATACCTACAAGCATATATTTGAGCTGCTGCTGCGCCTGAAAGCGAATTATATTTGGCCGGCGATGCATGTGAACTATTTTAACGGAAATCCGGAAAACGGGGCGCTGGCCGAGCAGATGGGGATCGTCGTCGGAACCTCGCACTGTGATATGCTGCTGCGCAGCAACCAGAATGAATGGGAGCCGTGGATTAGGAGCAAGGGGTACACGGATGCCGTCTATGACTATTCCATTGAGGGCAGAAACCGCGAGATTCTGCAGGAATATTGGCGGGAAAGCGTGGAGCTGAACCGGAATTACGAAGTCAGCTTTACAATGGGCATGCGCGGTATCCACGATTCCGGGTTCCATACCCGCTCGATAGATGAAGACGCTTCCTTGAACGAGGAAGAGAAGATGCAGGCCAAAGTCCGTCTCCTTGGTCAGGTCATCAAAGATCAGAGACAGATCCTGATAGAGGTGCTGGGCGAAGAAAAGGGGCGTGAGGCTCTACAAACCTTTGTGCCTTA
Coding sequences:
- a CDS encoding class I SAM-dependent methyltransferase, which translates into the protein MYNKSAFANSIDPYLSYTQMPWGRLFYGTAWHQIDQFLTGGKQKILDIGCGFGISSNEYNRKGHDVTGVEPAQEMLDIAVKDGQSVRYINDTLSRLLVVWGCTAGSFATTFWSTVKIR
- a CDS encoding AAA family ATPase, producing MGKGSIILLNGVSSSGKSTLAKALIKRLPDYFHYSIDDFDLVIERMEDRDHGRLIPVPTEYFYHRTIAMFADKGVNLIADHVIHDPFTRTDWLESLAGYDVLRVGVHCPPEELERRERERGDRRIGQALEQLDFVHKDEVYDLEVDTCVNSLEECVNKILGRVS
- a CDS encoding ABC transporter ATP-binding protein translates to MLIFVKTIIRGFAGHRLLFAVFLISSVIEIIYAAAAPLSLQYLVDDAFVPKDLQSFIVILMVLLAGGLLNLAAAQAGDYSLSRLAGGVIRQMRAELFGQLQRQSSPFYERYRTGDLISRFIGDMSSMEQVIRVSCPLLLRETGSTLLGLVLLFSIEWKLTLAVLAGASLMFIAPRLLLGQAEKANRSYKEAQERFSNIIDEAVRGQRTIRSLHQQDRIGTRADLYIGELFRTGTGLHRINSLMERLPQASLLLLNGIMISLGGYFIFRGDMTIGGFMAFFTLFMSVGQAANNLSFLIPNLIDSTVSFTRIRDIMNLKPEVPEAVRPVVLPSAGLTVEMDGVTFGYGEGPAILQEVSLSVPSGSYVALVGLSGSGKTTALRLLARFHDPQTGTVRIGGTDLREVSEASLRKELTLVTQDTFLFQASIRENLLLDHSAVSEEIMHEAARAARIHETIMALPEGYDTLLPGEGGPLSGGQRQRLALARALLRSPQVLLLDEITSALDAATEADISRLLLGLRGQMTIISVTHRLASTVNADRIYVFHEGRIAESGTHAELLRLDGIYSGLWEKQHGFRLGRHLVNKHKLNMNIKGIRS